A single window of Drosophila suzukii chromosome 3, CBGP_Dsuzu_IsoJpt1.0, whole genome shotgun sequence DNA harbors:
- the LOC108006615 gene encoding transforming growth factor beta regulator 1: MNLKYKRRYESLKRSVKSYLLENASLTDEICRLQAELSVTRSQRLYLIERLMFHEGLEKSNNGRPRVSNGKVEPTESAFGGLNKNKPVVLHKKPNEEKPKNVTVIRKKKPMFPMNLNNVLLHSLGEIISVNQNFHTESWIYPVGYVATRIYAHPKDPRKKCVFTCKILNNAGIPQFQIIPDNDLDGVFFGESANTCHMELLNSIQRSPSVKVKIPFDVQGEVFFGLSNQKTQSLLMMDPGFSHCINFKGFAVQNVQSLNSASLSFETLQGFLS; this comes from the exons ATGAATCTAAAATATAAGCGACGGTACGAGAGCTTAAAACGCTCCGTCAAGAGTTATCTGCTG GAGAACGCTTCCCTCACCGATGAAATCTGTCGCCTTCAAGCCGAGTTATCTGTCACCCGATCTCAGAGGCTTTACTTGATTGAGCGGCTTATGTTTCATGAGGGTCTCGAAAAGTCGAATAATGGACGCCCCAGAGTTTCTAATGGAAAAGTCGAACCCACTGAATCCGCTTTTGGAGGtctaaataaaaacaaaccgGTGGTTTTGCATAAAAAACCAAACGAAGAGAAACCGAAAAATGTCACTGTCATACGAAAAAAGAAGCCCATGTTTCCGATGAATTTGAATAATGTATTGCTGCACTCACTGGGCGAGATAATATCAGTGAATCAAAATTTCCACACCGAGAGCTGGATATATCCAGTGGGCTATGTGGCCACAAGAATTTACGCCCATCCCAAGGACCCACGTAAAAAGTGTGTATTCACTTGCAAAATTTTGAATAACGCCGGGATTCCCCAATTTCAAATAATCCCTGACAATGATTTGGATGGAGTCTTCTTCGGAGAAAGCGCCAATACGTGTCACATGGAACTTTTGAACTCTATACAGAGGTCTCCCAgtgtaaaagtgaaaataCCTTTTGACGTGCAAGGCGAGGTCTTCTTCGGCTTGTCGAACCAAAAAACACAATCGCTTCTTATGATGGATCCTGGTTTTAGTCATTGCATAAATTTTAAAGGCTTCGCTGTGCAGAATGTTCAATCGTTAAATAGCGCTTCGTTGTCGTTTGAGACGCTACAAGGGTTTCTATCTTGA
- the LOC108006628 gene encoding uncharacterized protein isoform X2, producing MLQFILIVVIGLSLGNAAGQELRRVDDTELIQLLTGSSNVVVLFNKNNCQRCLEYENVVTKIHPQLEETLSAIVVQSVDSNLVSIYDPSKEPALVFFRRGIPILYHGEINDDEILDFFNDNLEPAVKELSDDNFEHLTQASSGATTGDWFIFFSSAECTVCQRLYAVWESVGGKLKRKLNIARMNSLESGISTAKRLGALESPAFIFLRQGKMYKYSAKQYTPEAFVQFAEKGYLTQSHPQPVPELPSAVDL from the exons ATGCTGCAGTTCATCCTCATAGTAGTTATAGGTCTAAGTCTGGGCAATGCTGCAGGCCAGGAATTACGCCGTGTGGACGACACCGAGTTGATTCAACTCCTTACCGGCAGCAGCAATGTGGTTGTCCTATTCA ACAAAAACAATTGCCAGCGTTGCTTGGAGTATGAGAATGTGGTCACAAAGATACATCCCCAGTTGGAGGAGACCTTGTCGGCCATAGTGGTTCAGTCGGTGGATAGCAATCTCGTTTCCATCTACGACCCCAGCAAGGAACCGGCTCTAGTCTTCTTCAGGCGAGGAATACCCATTCTTTACCACGGCGAGATAAACGATGACGAAATCCTAGACTTCTTCAATGACAATTTGGAGCCAGCGGTCAAAGAGCTTTCCGACGACAACTTTGAGCATCTGACACAAGCCTCATCGGGGGCCACCACCGGAGACTGGTTTATCTTCTT CTCTTCCGCCGAGTGTACCGTATGTCAGCGGCTTTATGCCGTCTGGGAATCCGTGGGCGGAAAGCTCAAGCGAAAGTTGAATATAGCCCGCATGAACAGCTTGGAGTCTGGAATCTCGACGGCTAAGAGACTTGGAGCTTTGGAATCACCGGCTTTTATTTT CTTGCGGCAGGGAAAGATGTACAAGTACTCGGCCAAGCAATACACTCCCGAGGCATTTGTCCAGTTTGCAGAGAAGGGATATCTAACCCAGAGCCATCCTCAGCCAGTACCAGAACTTCCCAGTGCCGT GGATTTGTGA
- the LOC108006629 gene encoding uncharacterized protein isoform X2, whose protein sequence is MKEPCEERSRGKASPTSSSPPAKQTQSVTFVRTSNAPAVCDANGNGNGNSSQTEWTFPPKAPTPHIYNCLSPDMMASSDKSSFKGFRKQFSGRFKRLVTRKVEHTPVIPPELKPQLKTIYVY, encoded by the exons ATGAAGGAACCGTGCGAGGAAAGGTCCAGGGGCAAGGCCTCACCAACATCGTCTTCACCACCTGCCAAACAAACCCAGAGCGTTACGTTCGTGAGGACCAGTAATGCACCAGCTGTTTGCGACGCCAACGGGAACGGGAATGGGAATTCGTCTCAAACGGAGTGGACATTTCCCCCAAAAGCGCCCACTCCGCATATCTACAATTGCCTGAGCCCC GACATGATGGCATCAAGTGATAAAAGCAGCTTTAAAGGATTTCGCAAGCAATTTAGTGGACGGTTCAAGCGCTTAGTTACTCGAAAAGTGGAACACACTCCAGTGATACCTCCAGAATTGAAGCCGCAACTAAAAACAATATACGTTTACTAA
- the LOC108006614 gene encoding uncharacterized protein — translation MGSIEKACISGFLCRLCSEMHRTVIHIYSDHGQRLCLVEKINGYLPITISPTDPLPKTICKTCLHRVEQHYSLLMRLTRMREERKFKLIECKPRREVRNPSISSVESDEEVRNQPSIHEFSDEEEHAGRRNESGNTETESSTGPQTQESQSPKSTETVVPTPNSSESHDDSGAGPSNRDPKETGTTGRGTGSTTQEGAHVD, via the exons ATGGGGAGCATCGAAAAGGCGTGTATATCCGGATTTCTGTGCCGACTGTGTTCCGAGATGCACCGAACagtaattcatatttatagTGATCATGGCCAGCGTTTGTGTCTTGTTGAGAAAATCAACGGCTATTTACCAATAACA ATTTCTCCGACTGATCCCTTGCCAAAAACCATATGCAAAACGTGTCTTCATCGCGTGGAACAGCATTATTCGCTGCTAATGCGACTGACAAGAATGCGTGAGGAGCGGAAATTTAAGTTAATAGAGTGCAAACCTCGTAGAGAAGTG AGAAATCCCTCGATATCCAGTGTGGAGTCGGACGAGGAAGTG AGAAATCAACCCTCGATTCACGAATTCTCGGATGAGGAGGAGCATGCGGGTCGCCGCAACGAGTCGGGTAATACCGAGACCGAATCATCAACTGGCCCACAGACCCAGGAATCCCAATCCCCCAAGTCAACAGAGACTGTAGTGCCCACACCAAACAGCAGCGAAAGCCACGATGATAGTGGTGCTGGCCCCAGCAATAGAGACCCAAAAGAGACTGGCACCACGGGCAGAGGCACGGGCAGCACCACCCAGGAAGGAGCCCACGTAGATTAA
- the LOC108006628 gene encoding thioredoxin domain-containing protein isoform X1: MLQFILIVVIGLSLGNAAGQELRRVDDTELIQLLTGSSNVVVLFNKNNCQRCLEYENVVTKIHPQLEETLSAIVVQSVDSNLVSIYDPSKEPALVFFRRGIPILYHGEINDDEILDFFNDNLEPAVKELSDDNFEHLTQASSGATTGDWFIFFSSAECTVCQRLYAVWESVGGKLKRKLNIARMNSLESGISTAKRLGALESPAFIFLRQGKMYKYSAKQYTPEAFVQFAEKGYLTQSHPQPVPELPSAVNEFLGPLQSYFKSENLTSLATLGIVALVAVFFVTKKVAKIFSSDPVKAKNKSK; encoded by the exons ATGCTGCAGTTCATCCTCATAGTAGTTATAGGTCTAAGTCTGGGCAATGCTGCAGGCCAGGAATTACGCCGTGTGGACGACACCGAGTTGATTCAACTCCTTACCGGCAGCAGCAATGTGGTTGTCCTATTCA ACAAAAACAATTGCCAGCGTTGCTTGGAGTATGAGAATGTGGTCACAAAGATACATCCCCAGTTGGAGGAGACCTTGTCGGCCATAGTGGTTCAGTCGGTGGATAGCAATCTCGTTTCCATCTACGACCCCAGCAAGGAACCGGCTCTAGTCTTCTTCAGGCGAGGAATACCCATTCTTTACCACGGCGAGATAAACGATGACGAAATCCTAGACTTCTTCAATGACAATTTGGAGCCAGCGGTCAAAGAGCTTTCCGACGACAACTTTGAGCATCTGACACAAGCCTCATCGGGGGCCACCACCGGAGACTGGTTTATCTTCTT CTCTTCCGCCGAGTGTACCGTATGTCAGCGGCTTTATGCCGTCTGGGAATCCGTGGGCGGAAAGCTCAAGCGAAAGTTGAATATAGCCCGCATGAACAGCTTGGAGTCTGGAATCTCGACGGCTAAGAGACTTGGAGCTTTGGAATCACCGGCTTTTATTTT CTTGCGGCAGGGAAAGATGTACAAGTACTCGGCCAAGCAATACACTCCCGAGGCATTTGTCCAGTTTGCAGAGAAGGGATATCTAACCCAGAGCCATCCTCAGCCAGTACCAGAACTTCCCAGTGCCGT AAACGAGTTTTTGGGACCACTTCAGAGCTATTTCAAATCTGAAAATTTAACATCCTTGGCGACTTTGGGTATTGTTGCATTGGTCGCCGTCTTCTTTGTTACAAAGAAGGTGGCCAAAATATTCAGTTCGGACCCAGtaaaagcaaaaaataaatcgaaataa
- the LOC108006629 gene encoding uncharacterized protein isoform X1: MRLVRSKCCQRDVSVTDYLNTPTPHPHPSSTNAEVHTKNIFTRYWDDHIKMKEPCEERSRGKASPTSSSPPAKQTQSVTFVRTSNAPAVCDANGNGNGNSSQTEWTFPPKAPTPHIYNCLSPDMMASSDKSSFKGFRKQFSGRFKRLVTRKVEHTPVIPPELKPQLKTIYVY; this comes from the exons ATGCGTCTTGTCCGCAGTAAATGTTGTCAACGTGATGTTTCTGTAACCGACTATCTGAACACCCCCActccgcatccgcatccatCGTCCACAAACGCCGAAGTCCAcaccaaaaatatatttacgcGCTACTGGGACGACCACATAAAAATGAAGGAACCGTGCGAGGAAAGGTCCAGGGGCAAGGCCTCACCAACATCGTCTTCACCACCTGCCAAACAAACCCAGAGCGTTACGTTCGTGAGGACCAGTAATGCACCAGCTGTTTGCGACGCCAACGGGAACGGGAATGGGAATTCGTCTCAAACGGAGTGGACATTTCCCCCAAAAGCGCCCACTCCGCATATCTACAATTGCCTGAGCCCC GACATGATGGCATCAAGTGATAAAAGCAGCTTTAAAGGATTTCGCAAGCAATTTAGTGGACGGTTCAAGCGCTTAGTTACTCGAAAAGTGGAACACACTCCAGTGATACCTCCAGAATTGAAGCCGCAACTAAAAACAATATACGTTTACTAA